DNA from Pantanalinema sp.:
GCTTTTCGCAGTACCCCGAGCTCGCGGACCTCGTGGCAAAGGGCGGGGCCATCCCCGTCTGCCCTGAAGAGCTCGGCGGCCTGCCCACTCCGCGGCCACCGGCCGAGCTCGTGGGCGGCGACGGTGCTGCCGTGCTGAGGGGCGAGGCCCGGATCGTGCGGCAAGACGGCACCGACGTCACCGAGGCCTTCCTCGCGGGCGCCGAGGCGGCGGCGCGCCTCGCGGAGCGGCACGGCGTCGCGCGAGCCATCCTCAAGGCCCGCAGCCCCTCCTGCGGCTGCAACTCCGTCTACGACGGCACCTTCACCGGCCGCGTCGTCCCGGGTCAGGGCGTGACCGCCGCGCGCCTTGCTGCGATGGGGATCGCGGTGACCGACGAGAGCGGGCAAGCGACCTGACGCGGGGGGCGGGCCGAGGCGCTTGCCCCTGGCCCCTCGAAAGTGCAAGAATGCTCTCATGCACGCTCCACGCCTGATCGCGGTCGATCCGACCGCGCCGGATCCCTCCCTCCTGGCCCCTGCCGCCGAGCTGCTCCGCAAGGGCGGCCTGGTGGCCTTCCCCACCGAGACCGTCTACGGGCTGGGGGCCGACGCGCGCAACCCCGAGGCGGTGCGCCGCATCTTCGAGGCCAAGGGGCGCCCGGCGACCAACCCCTTGATCGTGCACGTGGCCAACGTCCAGGCGGCCCGCTCCATCACGGCCGCATGGCCGGACATCGCCGAGCAACTCGCTGCCGCCTTCTGGCCTGGCCCTTTGACCCTGCTCTTGCCCAAGCGCCCCGAGATCCCCGACCTGGTCACGGCTGGCCTCCCCGCTGTCGGGGTGAGGATCCCCGCTCACCCGGTGGCACTCGCCCTCCTCAAGGAAGCGGGCATCCCCGTGGCGGCGCCGAGCGCCAACCCCTACATGGGCATCTCGCCCACCGAGGCCCGGCACGTGATCGCGGGCCTGGGCGATCGCGTCGATGCGGTGGTGGACGGCGGCGCGTGCGCCGTGGGGATCGAGTCGACGGTCCTGGACCTGACGGGCGAGGTCCCCACGGTGCTGCGACCGGGCGGGGTGAGCCTCGAGGCAATCCGCCGCCTCGCGCCGAACGCGCGCATGGCCCACCTCGTCGCCGGCGAGGGCCCCCAGGCCTCGCCGGGCCTCGCCCGCCGGCACTACGCCCCCAAGGCGCCGCTCGAACTCATCGGCCGAGAGGAGATCGGCCCGGCCCTGGCCGCGACGGGCGACCTGCCGGTCGCCGTCCTGACCATCGGCCCCGCACCGGCGAGCCTCGTGCGCGCGGTCATTCACGCGTTGCCCAGCGATCCCGAAGGGTACGCTGCGGCGCTCTACGCCACGCTGCACGCGCTCGATGCGACCGGAGTCGCGCGGATCCTGGTGGAGCGTCCTCCCGAGACCGACCAATGGGCGGCGGTCCGCGATCGCCTGAGCCGGGCCGCGGCGCGCTGAAGCCTTCGCTCACTTCACCGAGCTGAACAAAATAACCCTCGCCTGGGTATACCCTCCCTACAGGAAATTTCATTTCTCGACGCGAACGTTTCGTGAGGAGGGCGCCCATGAACGTAGGAATCGGCGGCAGCGATCCGTCCCGCAAGGCCGCGGAAGAAGCGGCCCGGCGCGCAGCAGAAGAGGCCGCTCGCCGCCGCGCCGCCGAGGAGGCCGCGCGCAAGGCCGCCGAGGAAGCCGCGAGGAAGGCCGCCGAAGAGGCTGCAAAGAAGGCAGCAGAGGAAGCCGCGAAGAAGGCCGCCGAGGAGGCAGCAAAGGCCAAGCTCGCCGAGCAGCGCGAGATGCGCCTGGCGCGCTACGCCCCCGAAGAGACCAGGGCCGCCGCCCCCAAGGTCGAGAAGAAGCCCGAGCCTCAGGAGGAGAAGGGCTTCTTCGGCAAGCTCTGGGACGACGCCAAGGACGCCGGCAACAAGGTCGTCGATGGCGCCAAGAAGGTCGGCAAGGCCGTCGACAGCGAGCTCGACGACATCGGCGACAAGCTCGCCGACGCGGGTGAAGCGATCGCAAGCGGCGCCAAGAAGACGGTCAAGGCCGTCGACGACGGTCTCGACTACGTGGGCGAGCAGATCGAGGCCGGGGCGCGCCACGTCGTCGACAAGGTCATCGATCCTTTGCTCGACAAGAGCGTCCTCGGCGACGACGACGAGTACAGCGGCGAGAAGGCCGGAGCGGTGGGCAACCTCTTGACCAACCGCCTGGAGCCCGGCGAGTCGGTCTTCATGAAGATCGAGGCCGACGCCCAGTTCGCGGGCGTCCAGGTCGGCGCCGGCGCCCAGGCCGAGGTCAAGCGCGTCCAGAAGACCGATGAAGCGGGCAACCTCGTCACCGAGCCCAAGGATGACAAGGGAAGGCCCCCCACCGAGATCGAGGTCTCCCTGATGGTCGACGCCAACGCCGGGGTCGGCATCCAGGCCGAGCTCCTCAACCTCCAGAAGGGCAAGGCTGCGGGCGATCGCGTCGTGGGCGCCGACGTCAGCGCGGGAGCCGAAGCGCAGGCGGGAGTCTCGGGCCAGGTGGAGTTCAAGTTCCGCTTCGATCCCAACGACCCCAAGGCCATGGAAGCCATGACGGGCATCCTCAAGTCGGCCTCCAAGAGCACCCTCGAGGCCACCATCCCCGGCATCGGCATGGCGCTCGCCGCGAGCAACGCCCCCGACGTGGCCAAGGACGCCGCCGCCTTCGCCAGCCACCTCACCGAGGTGCGCGGCGAGGCGGGCCTGTACGCCAACGCCACCCTCGAGGCGGGCATCTCCCTCGGCGCCCACGAGAAGGCCGATGCGGCGGAGGAAGCCGACGGCACCGAAGCGAAGCAGGGCTTCAAGGGCATGGTCGTCGGCCAAGCCCTCGACGCCGCCAAGCTCGACGTGGCGAGCCTCAGCGCCGCCATCGGAGGCGAGGTCAAGCTCGGCGCCAACAAGGACTTCCGTAGCGACACGACGACCCTCTACCTGACCATCAACGGCCAGGCGCAGGCCTCGGGCGGGGTCGCGGGCTTCGAGGCGGGCGTCGGCGGCACCGACAGCCGCACCATGGCCGTCACCCTCGACAAGAAGGGCGAGATCGTGGGGGCGAGCATCCAGAAGACCATGACCAAGGAGCAATTCGCCGGGCTGGGCAGCGAGGACCTGCAGGGCCGTCGCATCAACTCCAAGGCGCTCGCGCGCCTCGAGGAGGAGGACAGCGTCACCGTCACGTACCAGATGCGCCCCGAGGCCCTCGAGGCATTCAAGAAGCAGATGAAGGATGCCCCGGCGAGCGCCGTGGCCGGCATGATCGGCCAGGGCTACCGCCTCGACCAGGAAAAGCTCGAGGTCGCGAGCGTGACGGGCAGCCACGTCACGTCAGGGGAACTCGGCTTCGACGTGATGGGCAACCAGATCAAGGGTACGGTGGGGCACGGCCAGGAGGTCGCGCTCGACCCGGGCGACTACGGCGGCAAGCGCCTCAACAGCGCCATGGCCGAGCACAGCGTGATCCAGCGGTCCCCGGTGGGCGCCGGCGCGCGCACCGGCCGATAAGCGGGGGGCCAAGAGATGGGAAACTGGAAGGTCGATCTGCTGACGGGCATGCGCTCCCACGAGCTTCCGCTCGATGCCCTGCCCTTCGTCTCGCGCCTGGGAGCCCCCGACGGGGTGCTGCGGGTCGTGACGGATCCAAACGGGGTGCCGCAGTCGGTGGAGGTCAGCATGGCCGCTCCCAAGCGCTTCGTGGTCAACGCCCTGGACCGGATCGCCCGAGAGGCGAGCTGGGACGTACCGGTGGAGGCGCTGTGCGCGGCCCCGGCCAGCCGGCTGGTGGTGGACATGGTCCTC
Protein-coding regions in this window:
- a CDS encoding DUF523 domain-containing protein, whose amino-acid sequence is MILVSACLIGTKCRYDGGGFSQYPELADLVAKGGAIPVCPEELGGLPTPRPPAELVGGDGAAVLRGEARIVRQDGTDVTEAFLAGAEAAARLAERHGVARAILKARSPSCGCNSVYDGTFTGRVVPGQGVTAARLAAMGIAVTDESGQAT
- a CDS encoding L-threonylcarbamoyladenylate synthase, whose product is MHAPRLIAVDPTAPDPSLLAPAAELLRKGGLVAFPTETVYGLGADARNPEAVRRIFEAKGRPATNPLIVHVANVQAARSITAAWPDIAEQLAAAFWPGPLTLLLPKRPEIPDLVTAGLPAVGVRIPAHPVALALLKEAGIPVAAPSANPYMGISPTEARHVIAGLGDRVDAVVDGGACAVGIESTVLDLTGEVPTVLRPGGVSLEAIRRLAPNARMAHLVAGEGPQASPGLARRHYAPKAPLELIGREEIGPALAATGDLPVAVLTIGPAPASLVRAVIHALPSDPEGYAAALYATLHALDATGVARILVERPPETDQWAAVRDRLSRAAAR